CTAACACAAAATAGGCAAATACCAAACCTAGATTATACATCAAGGTCAAATACTTAAGATCTCCACCATTATGGAAGGACCTTAGCACCTTCCATGATTATTCAATTGGTAGGGACTCAAATGTTAGATAAGGAATTGGTGGTTATATATAACTGATATCTGTCGAAGTGTTTCCAGTTTAGTACTACTTATTTGAGAATGCTTGTGTTTGTGAGGTGGGTTGTATTTGTTTAATTTATATTATGTACAATCTTTGTTTTTAGGTATGTCGGGGGTGATAAGCTTGAATATCACCTCATCGGTGTTGTGGTGCACGAGGGATCAGTGGATACAGGCCACTGTTTTGCGTATGTGAGAGGCGATAAAAGTGGAGGTAGTGAAGAAGATAACAAAGATTTCACCTATTGTTTAGATGATCTGGTTGTTCGTGAAGTTTCTTTACAACAGGTCCTTCAGTCACAAGCGTATATGTTGTTTTATGAAAAAAGGTAAGAATTGTTGTTATTATCATCTTATATtttttagtttcttcttcttttctggttAACCTGGTTATTGATCTCTTGATTTCATATATTATAGGAATTCATCTGTTAAACAAGGCTTGAGTTATGCTAAGACCAGTTCCGCATTTGGTCCTCCAGCTACACCTAGTGGGTATGGAAACCGTTCAGAGCCAGGCCTTGCCAAATACCGCGTTGCGTCTATTAGAACATCAGCTTCTCAGATCCACACACCCATCAGTAACCATGCGTCTTCAAAACAGAGGCATCCACGTTCGAGATCAACCACATATGAGTCTGGTAAGCAGGTTTCTTCAGAGAGGCCATGGAAGTCGCCTGATGAGTCTTCGTATTCAAGTTGGAGGTAAAGTGATTTCTTATCTGAGGAGGAGAGAGGTGAGAGCGTGGATCGGGCAATCGTTTAGGAGTCGACTCAGCTGTTTGTTTTAGGTAGCTTCAATGAAGACCAGCTTGTTTTCTCAGAGTGATGAAGATGGATGGAAGACGGTGAAGAGTAGGAAAACTTATAGATCATGTAACTCTCGTTCTTTTCTTAAGAAAAATGGTATTTGTTGTTGGATCGAAGCTAAGGGTTTTTCGTTTACAAAGGGGTATGGGAGTAAGTCTGGAAAGTTTCAAATTATTGAATCCAAGGATGATAGGTTCTCTACTCTATGGGTTAATCAAAAGGGGTTATGTTGGTTTCGAAAGGGCTTACCATTGGAGATCACCAAATCATGGTCAAAATCACAAATTTGGCAGTTCACCGATTCAGATGAGTGGTTAACAGTAACAAGGGGAAAAACAATAATGGTGAATGTATAAAATTATCTGGTCCTAATGCTTGGGAAAATTCTGCAGATATCTACTTCCCAGCAGGTGATATGGGGAATGGATGGAAACAAATTATAACAATTATCAATCAACTCAGTCCGATTCAGGAAGTTTCAATCCAGAAACCTCAATCTTCACCATCGTCGGTTCATTTCCCAAACCCTCCATCTGTTTGGAATAAACCCAAATTGGAGACTGAAGTGTTACCTATTGAAAAGGAAAACTGGAATCATACGGTGGTTTTATCATCTGATGCTAACATGGTATCTTGGGATTTAATTGGTAAGCATTTGGGTAAGTGTTTGGAGAAGAACGAGGTATTCTTTCTTCAGCCTTTCTCGAATTCTAAAGCGTTGTTCAAAGTTCCAAATTCAGAGATGAGGACTGAGCTTCTTTCAAAATCTGGTTGGAGTTTTAATGGGTTTAACTTCAAATTCTCCCCATGGACATCAAAACTTAATGTGTTGTCCGAGAAGGAAGTGCTTAAAATTCAGTCATGTTGGATAGAAGTCGGAGGAATTCCATTTTCTCTATGGAATCAAAAAACTTTTGAAACCATTGGATCAAAATGTGGTGGTCTCCTTGAAGTTTCGGAGGATACGAGAAATGGTTGGAATCTTTCTCTGATGGAGCTCAAAGTTCGCGGCCCGGTGGACAATGTCCAAAAAATTGTAGAAGTCAATTTCAAATCTTTACCATTCAGGGCTTCGATTGAAAAGGCGAAAGATCAATCTTCAAATATCAATAACGGTCTGCAGTGTATCAAAGTCTTCAACCCGGTTTCCGGTGCAGGTAGCCTTGATGGCGGGGTATCTTTGGATCCTGTAATATCTGCTGGTAAAGATGATAAGCCAGTGCCAGATGGATCTGCATACACGGGTAAACAACAGCATCAGTCTGGTGCTGACAAATGAAAGTCAAAAGCAAACTCGAATCAGTCACGAGATTCTTCAGACTCGTGTAGTCACAGTTTTTCCTACAGACCTAAAGCAAGACCAATAGCTGGAAATGAAGAAATTATTAACGGGCAAATTAGGGACGTGGGATCTTCTACAAGGTCTTTGGGCCCAGAGCAGTGGGCTAAAGctaaaaatggtggaaaatttcccCCTAATACTATTACGTCAATTTcgatgggaaatacaaaaaaaCTGGATTGTTATTCTTCAGATTCTCCGTCTGGGTCTGAAAATTCAGAATATGGTTCTTATCTCTGTGGTGATTCAGGAATTCTTGCGGATGATTATACCTCTGATTCCTCCGTTGAACGTGAAAGGTTATACAATAGACTCAATCCGGAAGCTGTTAGGGATTCAATTGGTGAATGCATTGGATGTCCGTGTACTGCTCACAACTGCAATGGTAGGGCTGTCTCGATTACCAATTCAGAATCGCAACCTAAATTGGTGGTATccattccttctccttcttcatcCTCTCAGTCCAGTGATGGAAACTTTAGCAACACCCCTCGTTTCTCTCCAACTGGTGAATTTTTCAAGGAAGCTCTATCAGATCCTGAAAAAGAAGCAATGATAATCTATTTCCTAGATTCTAAATATCATACAACTTTTGAATTTATTAAGAAGGTTGGTGTGTCAATGCAATTGGGTTTACCACAGTCTGATTATGAGTTTATAAAAATTTTGATGCATGCTGCCGTTTAGAACCTAGCTGCTTTCAATTTCGAATGTAGGGAACAAGAGCAGGTGGCTCTAGATAATTGATAAGTTTTATTGTTTTCTTCTGGGTTCTGTCTTGTTATTTTGTTTATCATGTTGAACATCATTTCATGGAATATAAAgagtttgagaaactctaaaagaagaGGGGTTGTCATTATTGTCTTTCAAGAGACACTTTTAGAGTCTTGCGCTGATTGGGGAGGGAGAGCTCATAATTGGGTTTCTTTGGACTCTATCGGTCGTTCTGGTGGGATACTTGTCATATGGAACCCTAATATAGTAAGTATGGAATCTCATATTGTAGGTACTTTTAGTATAAACATTCAGTTCAGAGATCTTATAGACAACTTCAATTGGTTATTTTCTGGTGTTTATGGCCCTTGTGAAGTTTTGGAAAGGCAAAGAAGGATTTCTAATGCACACTATTTGGAGTCTACCTTGGTAtatggggtggggggggggggggNNNNNNNNNNNNNNNNNNNNNNNNNNNNNNNNNNNNNNNNNNNNNNNNNNNNNNNNNNNNNNNNNNNNNNNNNNNNNNNNNNNNNNNNNNNNNNNNNNNNNNNNNNNNNNNNNNNNNNNNNNNNNNNNNNNNGGGGGGGGGGATTTCAATGAAGTCAGATTGATGGATGTAAGAAAAGGTTGCTCTAATATTTCTAGAGGCATGAAGGATTTCTGCGATTTTTATGATGCTAATGAACTGATTAATATCCCCATTCATGGGGCTAAGTACACTTGGATTAAAAAAGGATCTCTCACCTCAATGAGTAAAATTGATAGATTCATGACAACAGCTGATTGGGATGATCATTTTCCGGGTATTTTGGTTAAAGCTTTAGGTAGGCCTTTTTCGGACCACAAACCAATTATTCTTACTTGTGATTTAGAGGATTGGGGAGCTCCTTCTTGGAGATGTGAAAGCATGTGGCTGCTTGAACTAGGATTTCTAGATCTATTGGAGACTTGGTGGGTTTCGTTGGCTAATACTTTCACGGGGTCTTCCGGTTTTATTTTAGCGAAAAAATTACAAGCCTTGAAGGGTAAAATCAAGGAATGGAATAGAAATGTCTTCGGGAAATTTGATAGAAAGTGTGAACAGAACTATCTCCTTATTCAATGGTTGGACCAAAaaattgatgatgaagatatttcaGAGTCTGAAGTTATAACATATGATAACCATATGCTTGAGAGTGAAAAATTGGCTGACATGAAGAAACAATTCTGGAGGGATAGATCTAGAATCAGGTGGAATGAAGATGGTGACCGAAATACTAGTTATTATCACCGTATAGCAAagattcgaagaagaagaaatacattttGTAGTTTGAAAATTGACTCTGTCATAGTGGAAGACAAGAACCTGATTAAGAGCAGCATCCTAGACCACTTCAGCTCTCGGTTTAAGTTAACGGACAACACTAATATTTCTATTGGGTAGCTGAATTTCAAAACCTTATCATTCGAGGATGCAGTATGGCTAGAAAGGACTATTCTTTTAGAGGAAGTGTTATCTGCCCTTAAACTTCTTGGTCAAAATCGAGCACCCGGTCCTGATGGTTTTCAGGTTGGTATTATTTTGAGGTGTTGGAACTTTATGAAAGATGACATTATGCGTGTAGTGAAGGATTTCGAAACTTCGGGAAAAATTGATTGGAGGCTTAAGTCGACATTCCTTGCTTTAATTCCTAAGAAGCAGGTTTTTGAGGAGATTAGGGATCTGCGACCCATCAGCTTAACTAGCAACATCTATAAATCCATATCTAAGATTCTAGCTGAGCGTTTAACGGTAATGCTTCCTAAACTCGTCTCTATTCAGCAGTCAATTTTCGTGAAAGGTAGACAGATTTTAGACAGTATTTTAGTAGCTAACGAATGTATTGATTCTAGACTTAAAAATGGTAACCCTGGGATCGTTTGCAAAATCAATTTAGAAAAGGCTTTTGATAACGTTAAATGGTCTTTTTTAGTGGAGACTCTTCAAAAAATGGGTTTTGGTAGTATTTGGCAGAAATGGATCTATGGTTGTATATTTAAGGTCCCATTTTCTGTGCTTATCAATGGGTCTGCTTTTGGTAAGTTTACTTCCGAGAAAGGTTTAGTGGCAAGGCGAACCTTTATctccgtttctttttcttcttgtttctgaGGTTCTTACTATGATGTTTGTTAAAGCCTAAATGGAGGATATGCTTGGgggttttgttcttcttcttctattaatGCTGTCAAAGTCAGCCATCTCCAATTCACTGAAGACACCTTAGTATTTCTGGATGACAGTATTAAGCAAGTTAGAAATATCAAATATATTCTTCTCTGGTTCCAATGTATTTATGGTCTTAAGACAAATTTTTCTAAATGTAGTCTATTTGGTGTTGGTGATGTTCAGGATATTGAGGGATTGGATGAAATATTGGGTTGGTCTTGCGATAGTTTTCCAACTCAGTAGCTTGGCATGCCTTTAGGGGACAAAACCAACTCCACTGCTAAATGAGATAGAATCATTGAGCTTTGGAAGGCCAGACTTGCCTCGTGGAAGCGAAAAACTCTTACAAGAGCTGGTAAGCTTACTCTTATCAAGAGTGTCCTCCAGAGCATtcctatttattatttttctctgttCATGGCTCCCTCTAAGGTGATAAAATCTATTGAAAGAGTTATtagaaattttttatgggatgaaTCATCTGAAACTAAAAAGCATCATTGGGTAGGTtggagaaatgtgagtaagcctCTCAAGGTGGGAGTTCTTGGTATTAGAAGTTTAAATCACTTAAACATATCCCTTCTTCAAAAATGGTGGTGGAGATTAGGTCGTGAATCTAAAGCTCTATGGTCGAGGGTGGTAGCAGACATGTATGGTTTTGTTGAATTAGGGTGGAAAACTATGAAGCCTAAGGAAAAACATGGTGTTAGTCTCTGGAAGAATATTTATTCTACTGCCGATGACTTTTTCAATAATTGTCAGTTCAAGATAGGAAAAGGAGACAAAATAAGGCTATGAGAAGACAAATGGTATGTTCAGGGTCCCTTATCTCTCCTCTGTCCTGTCCTCTTCAACCTTTCTAGTACCAAGAACAAGTCTATATCTCAGACTTACATCTCCGGAGGTGCTGGATTAAATTGGGACTTAGGTCTGCATCACAGAAGAAGACTCTATGACAGTGAGATTGCTGAACTCTCTATTCTTATTCCGTTGCTTGAATCTATTGTGACATCTCCTAATCAGGAGGACCAACTTATTTGTCTTGGCGATAAAAAGGGTATCTATTCGGTAAATGAGGCATATTTAAACTACTCGCAAGGTAATACCCCCGTAATTCCTTTTCCGAGTTCTAAGGTCTGGTCTAGAGCTTGGCCTTATAGGGTAGGATTTTTTCTTTGGCAAGTGTGTTTGAGTAGGTTGCCAACTTTAACTAATCTGCATCATAGACATTCTGCGCTAGACTCCCCTAACCGGTGTTACCTTTGTGGacatgttgaagaaaatgaagaccatTTGTTGTTACAATGCCAGTCAGCTTCTCGTATTTGAAATTACTTCATCACTGCCATGGGGGGTGTTATGCCCAATACTATTAGAGAGCCTGTTGTGAGTTGGAAAAGTTATCCTCTTTCTACCCAAGGAAATCAACTTTGGAAACGTCTTCCGGCAGCAATTCTATGGGGTCTCTGGAAAGCTCGCAACTCTATAGCTTTTAATGGTAAAACTTTCAAAGTCCATGAAGTTATTCGCGACATCAAAATTGATGCGTTTAACTGGTCGAAAAGCCTTAACTGCTTCAAGGGAATTATCACTTCTAATGTAATTTTGGGTTGGGAACAATTCTTTTTAAACCCATATTGAGTTAGCTTTTGTTGTTGggttatttgtcttctttttcctGGGGTTCCTGTGTTTGTTTTCAGCTTGTAAGGGTTTCATTTAATTTCTCTAGCCTCCTTGGCTAGTTGGTTTCTTGTATTCTTGCattcttttatttcattgttCCTTCTTTGccgagcaaaagaaaaaaaaaagatttcttatcAGTATCCATGTAATCCTATAATCTTGTATTTCTTCACCATGAAATctgttttggtttaaaattgaaTTATCATATTTAAATTTTTACAACCGCCatgataacagaaattcttcttTGGAGGATTCGAAAGGAAATGGTGGTGGTAGATGGATATCCGACAACTAGTGCTTAGAAGATGAGCATAAGTGCCAGTCTACCTTTAACAGCCTGCATGGATGCGGAAGAACATTTTTTTCGTAAATGGATGTTGATTTTCTGAACTGAGACTGATTTTTCTACTGCATTATCTTAAACCAGGAGTGATTAGGAGGGGTAGATTTTGTTAGATTCCTAGATGTCCGAACAATTGAAACTTAGGAATTGAGTAGCGTGGTTTTGGTTAAAGTTGTTGGGGTAGTTCCACGATTGATGTGTTTGGATGTTTTCAGAGTTTAATTTCAGTGGGATTTTTGTTTCTATTTTTACTATCAATGTTAAAGTTATGGTTGTTGGTGATTTTGTTATTGTTGTTACTGTAAACAGAGAGACAGGCGTATTACTCTCAAGTTTCAGTTCCTGCGCAGGAACTGTTGATTGAGTTGCTGACAGTCTGTTTCTTGAACCATGTAGTAGCTCTTGAAAGTCCCTTCTGTAAAAAAAATTGAAGCCTTAGCTAGTCTGAAACATCCAGTTTGTCTCCCTGCGTTTGGCAGTGGCGAACTAATTATGTAGTGAGGTTTCTTAGTATCCTAAAGTTTTCCTTAAcaaaagagctcataaaaatagTGCAGGTTTGCTTGATTCTGTGAGCTTTTAGTATGTCATTTTTAGATAGGTGGTAACAATTTCTTTTTCTCCTGCTTATCAGATTTGGTATAATGCATCATAGCCTACTCTATTTTAGAGCTTGCgctgagttttttctaaaatccttcacgtaatgaattttgaaacctgttataatcggaagtttgtacagcttaacaacctaccgattataaggagtcaCAGATTGAACCCTTGCCATATCTCATAGATTTTGAGTCTACACAGCCAGCcacaaccacttggttcgtgttttggatgcagcggcAATCGAAATTTTAATATGTTCCACATTCCGATTATAAGttaccccaaaatgagttttttcaaaaatccttcatgtaatgaattttgaaatctagccTAATCGGTAGGGTATATTACTtatatatctaccgattatatgAAGCCCCAAATCGAACCActgccaaattccataggtttcAAGGGTACAGAGCCGAACATAACCATTTGGTTCTTGTTTTGGATGTAGTCATAATCGGAAGGTATATGGATTACATAAACTTCCGATTATCGGTTGCCCCAAAATAAGTTttcttctaaaatccttcatttaatgaatttgaaatctaccataatcggGAGGTATTGTTATTCGTAGCTTTCCGATTATGGGAAGCCCCAAATCGTTAGCTTAGACAGGTTTTAATTCGTCCGATTATATAGGAGGCCCAAATTTCACCATTGCAAAAATCTAAAGATTTCTAATTTCtatactttaacaatcggtagtctcTTGAGGATCTTGTTACTCCCGATTGTTATAGAAACCAGATACGAGTTTGACACATAAACGAACTTAATTGGTAGTGTAATCTAGTTAATAACCTTCCGATTAGGTATTTACAATCGGGTGCAGTATAGCTTCCGATTATGTAAGAGCATTAACGTATTCTCCGcgtttttggacatcccttaacgtAGTGTATAGGTTGGGATTAAAAAAatcgcccctaattccttttgggtcACCCCTAAAAATGTCAGGTTTCTTTTCTGGTACCATTACTGCAAGTATGATGTTTATCCATGATTTCTTGAACTTATTCATATGATTCCGATAAAATTTTGTGAAGAAATGAGACTAACGGTTCGAAATCCAATTAGTAATCCGGAGGAAATTCAGGTTAGGGAGAGGAGGTAAATACCAAGCCCAAAGGCAAGTTTTTGGTCCACGTTGCAATTTTAGATACAAGGAAAGCTTGTCAGTACGATCTTACATGGTAAATTTGTGTAAATTGGATAATTTTGGGTCGCAAATTAGATCAGATTTTGGGTCATTTGGGGATACATTTAGACAGGAAAAGGCTGCGAATCAAATTTTgagctaatttttattttctttagctGGTTGCTTCTGCATACGGGACCGTACCCTCTACTTTTATTCTCTAGCCGTCAGTCGGCAGTAAAAATCAAAAGCAACTAGTACCCCCGACAAGAACCTAGTATTCCGGCTAAATTGTTACCGGAATCCAGAAGATTAAACTTCTCAGTGCAGGGTAATCAACCTCTAGTTCTCTCGAATTAGGGCCATAGACTCCCGTTAGCCAATGAAAATTATCCGCAAAGAAATCTACATTCGACAGATAGAGAGTATTGACCCTCTAAACAAGATAAAACCTCAACGATATTTGGATtcaaggttataatgatacctcctGATGCACCTTGAGAAGGCTGTAATCTCCAACCATACACCGTGAACCACATATTTCAGCTATATCTGAATTAGTACACTCTGGCATCTTCGTCTCTTGTATAACAATGATGGATGGCTTGAGCGTTTGGATAACTTGGAGGACAGCACTTCTCTTAGAAGAAGACCCCAGTCCCGTACATACCACGACATGATTTTGGTACTCATGAGTTGTAGGCGGTGACTTCAGTGTGATTCGTTTTTGCGGAGAGAAGATTCGGAGATGCAGAAGAACCGGTAGTATGAAAGACTGTTGTTCCTTCATCAGCACCCACTCTCTCATCGACCTACCCCAAAAGGGTCCAAATTTACCTGCACAAATGGTCAAGCAAATCCAGGATTATCAAGAATTGATAGAATATTAATTTCACCGGACATTGAAGCCAAGTTCCCCTTCACATCCTAGCTTGCTAAGACAAGACCTACATCAAACCACATTCCCATTCTCCTTGACCTTGCCGATCCATCATGGGATCCTTTTCCATTTAGATTGGAATTCtttggagatctcatgaaatactcctcTCATGTAAATCTAGTTTAAATTAatgtatcttctttcctattttagaaaaagaaaacatcccAACTTCATGGAGCTCATTGCCGAATGGTGGGCATCATTGCAGTTCTCTGTATCCCTTAGTTATTTTCTTTGGAACAAACTGCAAGATTTGAAAATTAAGATCAAAGAGTGGAATAAAAATTTCTTTGGTAGAATTGAACCAAAAATCTAAGAATGTCTTCACACTATAGTGGAGCTGGATCGTTCGGAGTCTAAGTCTGGGTCTCTTCCTACACCTCAATTCTTGCGGAGGGCTAATGCTAAGATAACTTATGATGATCTCAGCAAGAAACAAGCAATATCTTGGAAACAAAATTCAGGTAATAATTGGCTCAAATATGGGGATAGAAATACCCCTTTTCTACATGAGTTAGCTTCATCGCGTCGAAGGTCGAATAAAGTCAAGCAACTCTATATCAATGGTTCTTTCTCAACTGACAAAGCAGAAATCACATCCCATATTGTGGATTTCAACACTTCGTTGTTTACTGAAGAATTCCACCAACGTCCCCAACAATCTTAATCTTCTATCTGTATCTTTTGATGAGAGCGAAATCTTGGAAGCTGACATTTCAGTGGAAGAAATTCTGGATGCAATCAAGTATCCTGATGTTGAGATTGTTAGTCCCACATTATCtaggcaatctaagatcctgcggatTATAATCTTTTGGGCTTCTCCActcattatcaattggttttgagttttgATGTCCATATTCTAACATGATATcggagcaggctatttgcgacgagtctttgaccgcgcctttatttcgcgtcacccgatttaattgtccatgtgttagacccaacgaggctacacgtgagggggcgtgttgagattattggtCCTACATTATTGGGCAATCTGAGATTATCAGCCAATTAGCAATGGTTTGGTGgtttggatgcccgtattctaacatggtatcagagctgagcatgctatttgtgtcgagtcatatgaccgcacctttactctgCATCACccaatttaattgtccacgtgttagacccaacgagactaCACGTGAAGGGACGTGTTGAAATTATTAGTCCCACGATGTTTGAACAATCTAAAATCCTGGGGCTTATAATCCTTTGGGGCTCTCCAGTTATTGACAATTCCAAAAATGCTGGAGCTTCTTAGGTAATGACTTCATGGAAGCTGTGAAAGAATTTTCTCATAATAGCTTTATGGACGCTCGGCAGTTGGAAAGGACGAGATCATAGTCAAAAAGAGAGGGAAATTCATGGACCCGTTTTCACGAAGCAAAATGCTCGTGTTTCTGAAATCTTCAAGACGATCCAAGGAAAATACAAACTAATTCGTGGACCCGTTTTCACTTGTATGAAATCTAACAAATTCATGTCACTTGAAATCCCCCACAAAATCTTCCAGAAAACATATCATCCATGAACCTATGAAAAGCATAATTTGTATAAATTAGGGTAAATATATAAATAACATCAAGAGCAAAAAATCATGTAGACATACTCAACAAAATCAAGACTACAAAACCTTCTCAGTAGAATACAATGTTCACATTAGTAGAAATAAACTAAACATACTCGGATTGATGAAAAATCAATATTTAAACAACAAATTAATTTCCCATGTAACAATTTGGTTGTGAAAATTAGGTTAGGGGAAATCAACAGCTAAACAGAATTGCTCAGATTTCACAACTTCAACTCGGAGAAATTCCATGAATCACATTTACCCCAGTGCGAAAAATTAGGAGAAAACACCAGCAATTTCATTTGAATAAAGTTTTTAAAGTAAAATACAAGTGAAAATTAGGCAAAAACAAACATACAAACAGACAGACAAAAAACACAAATTGAAGTCAAAGAGTTAGAGGGTTTATTACACTTAAAAAAAATGAAGATCTCTGAACAAAAGAACAACTTCTTCCTTGAACCACAAACAGATCTAGAACTCTTGAATCTTGATGATAGTGGTGGGACTGAAACCTTTTAACAGAGAGAGAGGGAGAGCAGATTTGTTAATGATTTTACCAAATCTCTTACCAGCAGAAGTAGTAATAAAAATCAATTTCTCTGTGAGTTTTAATGAAGAGTAGTAGTACATGAGGAGTAATTTTTTGTATCCAAACAAAAACGTCAATTTTCTTCTCCGTTTTTCGATAATTAAGCAACTCTGTGTTACTGACATGGTTGATTTTCTCGCCAACCCTAGTGACATGAATATGGTAGATGGACGGCGTGGATAtagattgatgatgatgatgatggtggtggagaaggagaaagagtacTACTGCCTAGTTGCTTTTGCTGAGAAATTGATTCTCTTAATGTTTTATAGTGGAAAAAAAATCACTTTGTATCACGCATTTGAGCCACGTGTACAAACAAACTTAACGCTACCACGCATTTGAAAGGCTCCACCACCGGAATTATTTTGTTAATACGGATTCTGCACAAATTGTAAGTGCGATCGAGATCGAAGGTACTTTTCCCCTACTTGTCTACGACCATCATCAGAGGGAATTGATTTTAATTTGCCACACTGACTCATTTTATGCATGTTTGAACGGGATGGGCAAGAAACTGCCATGTGGGAATGGAATAAAAATACAAGTAAGAAAATGCAGCACAAGTTCTAGAGCATGATTCCGTTTGTCATCTAGTGGACGGTTTGGAATGAGAGAAATAAAAGACTTTTCCAAGGCATATATAAATcttgcagtttcatcctacccattttcatcctacccattttcaaatactttttcttattattaatttacatcaggatgcatccagtttcatccttactattttttaagtttatgtcaggatgaatccagtttca
Above is a genomic segment from Papaver somniferum cultivar HN1 chromosome 10, ASM357369v1, whole genome shotgun sequence containing:
- the LOC113317832 gene encoding ubiquitin carboxyl-terminal hydrolase 16-like isoform X2 → MYNCRYTNEHDELFLQILLPIPVTGDLSRASMVGNKDAAVSLITCLDQYIELEFLPGRRCDRCSCMGGNKSIRVIRAPLILTISLKRFNAENKKINDHIIFEETFDLRAYMDDRYVGGDKLEYHLIGVVVHEGSVDTGHCFAYVRGDKSGGSEEDNKDFTYCLDDLVVREVSLQQVLQSQAYMLFYEKRNSSVKQGLSYAKTSSAFGPPATPSGYGNRSEPGLAKYRVASIRTSASQIHTPISNHASSKQRHPRSRSTTYESGKQVSSERPWKSPDESSYSSWR
- the LOC113317832 gene encoding uncharacterized protein LOC113317832 isoform X1, encoding MGNGWKQIITIINQLSPIQEVSIQKPQSSPSSVHFPNPPSVWNKPKLETEVLPIEKENWNHTVVLSSDANMVSWDLIGKHLGKCLEKNEVFFLQPFSNSKALFKVPNSEMRTELLSKSGWSFNGFNFKFSPWTSKLNVLSEKEVLKIQSCWIEVGGIPFSLWNQKTFETIGSKCGGLLEVSEDTRNGWNLSLMELKVRGPVDNVQKIVEVNFKSLPFRASIEKAKDQSSNINNGLQCIKVFNPVSGAGSLDGGVSLDPVISAGKDDKPVPDGSAYTGKQQHQSGADK